One genomic region from Streptomyces sp. NBC_01431 encodes:
- a CDS encoding S-(hydroxymethyl)mycothiol dehydrogenase codes for MSQQVQGVIAPGRNQPVRVETIVVPDPGPGEAVVKIQACGVCHTDLHYKQGGINDDFPFLLGHEASGIVESVGEGVTDVAPGDFVILNWRAVCGNCRACLRGRPQYCFNTHNARQKMTLLEGGAELSPALGIGAFAEKTLVAAGQCTKVDPAVSPAVAGLLGCGVMAGIGAAINTGNVGRGDSVAVIGCGGVGDAAIVGARLAGAARIIAVDIDDRKLATAKTMGATHTVNSRSKDAVETIRELTGGNGADVVIEAVGHPETYKQAFYARDLAGTVVLVGVPTPEMTLELPLLDVFGRGGALKSSWYGDCLPSRDFPMLIDLHQQGRIDLAAFVTETIALDEVEKAFERMHEGDVLRSVVEF; via the coding sequence ATGTCGCAGCAGGTCCAAGGGGTCATCGCGCCGGGCAGGAACCAGCCCGTACGGGTCGAGACCATCGTGGTGCCGGACCCGGGGCCCGGCGAGGCGGTGGTGAAGATCCAGGCCTGCGGCGTCTGCCACACCGATCTGCACTACAAGCAGGGCGGGATCAACGACGACTTCCCGTTCCTGCTCGGCCACGAGGCGTCCGGGATCGTGGAGTCGGTGGGCGAGGGCGTCACCGACGTCGCGCCCGGCGACTTCGTGATCCTCAACTGGCGTGCGGTGTGCGGCAATTGCCGCGCCTGTCTGCGCGGGCGTCCGCAGTACTGCTTCAACACCCACAACGCCCGGCAGAAGATGACGCTGCTTGAGGGAGGGGCCGAGCTGTCGCCCGCCCTCGGCATCGGCGCGTTCGCCGAGAAGACCCTGGTCGCGGCGGGCCAGTGCACCAAGGTCGACCCGGCGGTGTCCCCGGCCGTGGCGGGGCTGCTCGGCTGCGGTGTCATGGCGGGCATCGGCGCGGCCATCAACACCGGCAACGTCGGCCGGGGCGACTCGGTCGCCGTCATCGGCTGCGGCGGCGTCGGCGACGCGGCGATCGTGGGAGCCCGGCTCGCGGGCGCGGCGCGGATCATCGCCGTCGACATCGACGACCGCAAGCTGGCGACGGCGAAGACCATGGGCGCCACGCACACGGTCAACTCCCGGTCCAAGGACGCGGTCGAGACGATCCGCGAACTGACCGGCGGCAACGGCGCGGACGTCGTCATCGAGGCGGTGGGCCACCCGGAGACGTACAAGCAGGCGTTCTACGCCCGCGATCTGGCCGGCACGGTGGTCCTGGTCGGCGTGCCGACTCCGGAGATGACGTTGGAGCTGCCGCTGTTGGACGTCTTCGGCCGCGGCGGCGCCCTGAAGTCCTCCTGGTACGGCGACTGCCTGCCGTCCCGGGACTTCCCGATGCTGATCGACCTGCACCAGCAGGGCCGGATCGACCTCGCGGCGTTCGTCACCGAGACGATCGCGCTCGACGAGGTCGAGAAGGCCTTCGAGCGCATGCACGAGGGCGATGTGCTGCGCTCGGTGGTGGAGTTCTGA
- a CDS encoding TetR/AcrR family transcriptional regulator, whose product MSERVVPDGERRRRRPTKRGTVLSEELIVHTALRLIGEHGAAALTVRRLGTALGADPSALYRYFRDTDDLLLAVADELIGRTLRSWRPTGEWRADLRSLGLRIHADYQAHPQAALLTFTRVTGRANEMRSVETILGILRGAGFPDAEAVRIYHVFVDQALSFAALDAAVFTLPEESRALEERAWPERYARLPADTHPHVAATAPVLVAEMRRSAYPAALDMVLAAAAARLQHVRT is encoded by the coding sequence ATGAGCGAGCGAGTCGTACCGGACGGGGAACGGCGGCGCCGGCGGCCCACCAAGCGGGGCACGGTCCTGTCCGAGGAACTGATCGTCCACACCGCCCTGCGGCTGATCGGTGAGCACGGGGCGGCGGCGCTCACCGTGCGCCGGCTCGGGACGGCGCTCGGGGCGGATCCGAGCGCGCTCTACCGCTATTTCCGCGACACGGACGACCTGCTGCTGGCGGTGGCCGACGAACTCATCGGCCGCACACTGCGGTCCTGGCGGCCGACCGGCGAGTGGCGGGCCGACCTGCGCTCGCTCGGGCTGCGCATCCACGCCGACTACCAGGCCCATCCGCAGGCGGCGCTGCTCACCTTCACCCGGGTGACCGGGCGGGCCAACGAGATGCGGTCGGTGGAGACGATCCTCGGGATCCTGCGGGGCGCGGGCTTCCCGGACGCCGAGGCGGTGCGGATCTACCACGTCTTCGTCGACCAGGCGCTGTCGTTCGCGGCCCTGGACGCGGCGGTGTTCACGTTGCCCGAGGAGTCCCGGGCACTGGAGGAGCGGGCCTGGCCGGAGCGGTACGCACGGCTTCCGGCGGACACCCATCCGCATGTGGCCGCGACCGCGCCGGTCCTGGTGGCGGAGATGCGGCGCAGCGCCTATCCCGCGGCCCTGGATATGGTCCTCGCCGCGGCCGCGGCCCGTTTGCAGCACGTACGCACATAA
- a CDS encoding MBL fold metallo-hydrolase: MAVRARIDHLVTSGTFALDGGTWDVDNNVWIVGDDEEAVVIDAAHDAEAILTALGGRTLRAILCTHAHNDHIDAAPALADATGAPILLHPDDLPLWKQTHPERLPDGELADGERVLVAGAELEVLHTPGHAPGAVCFHAPSLGTVFTGDTLFAGGPGATGRSFSHFPTIIDSIRDRLLTLPPETVVRTGHGDATTVGAEAPHLAEWVARGH, encoded by the coding sequence ATGGCCGTTCGCGCACGAATCGATCATCTGGTCACGTCCGGCACGTTCGCTCTCGACGGCGGTACGTGGGACGTCGACAACAACGTGTGGATCGTCGGGGACGACGAGGAGGCGGTCGTCATCGACGCCGCGCACGACGCCGAAGCGATCCTGACGGCGCTCGGCGGCCGGACGCTCAGGGCGATCCTGTGCACCCACGCACACAACGACCACATCGACGCGGCCCCGGCCCTGGCGGACGCGACGGGTGCCCCGATCCTGCTCCACCCGGACGACCTCCCGCTGTGGAAGCAGACCCACCCGGAACGCCTCCCGGACGGCGAACTGGCCGACGGCGAGCGGGTGTTGGTGGCGGGCGCGGAACTGGAGGTCCTGCACACCCCGGGCCACGCCCCCGGCGCGGTCTGCTTCCACGCCCCCTCCCTCGGCACGGTCTTCACCGGCGACACCCTCTTCGCCGGCGGCCCCGGCGCCACGGGACGCTCGTTCTCCCACTTCCCGACGATCATCGACTCGATCAGGGACCGGTTGCTCACGCTTCCACCGGAGACGGTGGTACGCACGGGGCATGGCGACGCGACGACGGTGGGCGCGGAGGCGCCGCACCTGGCGGAGTGGGTGGCACGGGGGCACTGA
- a CDS encoding GntT/GntP/DsdX family permease, whose translation MTRLSVEFLAAGATQPITSAGNTQLGIAVLAGIAVIVLLITRFKLHAFLALTIGSLALGAFAGAPLDKAIASFSTGLGATVAGVGVLIALGAILGKLLADSGGADQIVDTILAKAGKSGGRAMPWAMVAIASIIGLPLFFEVGIVLLIPVVLLVAKRGNYSLMRIGIPALAGLSVMHGLIPPHPGPLVAIDAIGANLGVTLALGVLVAVPTVIIAGPLFSKYAARWVDIPAPDKMVPARPSEDLERRPSFGATLATVLLPVVLMLAKALVDIVIDDPKNPLQRVTDVIGSPLIALLAAVLVGIFTLGRAAGFTKERISTTVEKSLAPIAGILLIVGAGGGFKQTLIDVGVGQMILDLSKNWAIPALLLAWLIAVAIRLATGSATVATISAAGLVAPLAADMSTAHAALLVLAVGAGSLFFSHVNDAGFWLVKEYFGMDVGQTIKTWSVMETIISVVSLGFVLLLSLLV comes from the coding sequence GTGACCAGACTCAGCGTCGAGTTCCTGGCAGCGGGCGCCACGCAGCCGATCACCTCGGCCGGCAACACCCAGCTGGGCATCGCCGTACTCGCGGGCATCGCCGTCATCGTCCTGCTCATCACCAGGTTCAAGCTGCACGCCTTCCTCGCCCTGACCATCGGCTCGCTGGCGCTCGGCGCCTTCGCGGGCGCACCGCTCGACAAGGCCATCGCCAGCTTCAGCACCGGCCTCGGCGCCACGGTCGCCGGAGTGGGCGTGCTGATCGCGCTCGGTGCGATCCTCGGCAAGCTGCTCGCCGACTCCGGCGGCGCCGACCAGATCGTCGACACCATCCTGGCCAAGGCCGGGAAGTCCGGCGGGCGGGCGATGCCCTGGGCGATGGTGGCCATCGCCTCGATCATCGGGCTTCCGCTGTTCTTCGAGGTCGGCATCGTGCTGCTGATCCCGGTGGTGCTGCTCGTCGCCAAGCGCGGCAACTACTCGCTGATGCGGATCGGCATCCCCGCGCTGGCCGGCCTCTCGGTGATGCACGGGCTGATACCGCCGCACCCCGGCCCGCTGGTCGCCATCGACGCGATCGGCGCCAACCTCGGCGTGACACTCGCTCTGGGTGTGCTGGTCGCCGTTCCCACGGTGATCATCGCGGGCCCGCTGTTCTCGAAGTACGCGGCCCGCTGGGTCGACATACCGGCCCCGGACAAGATGGTCCCCGCCCGCCCCTCCGAGGACCTGGAGAGGCGGCCGAGTTTCGGCGCGACCCTCGCCACCGTGCTGCTTCCGGTCGTCCTGATGCTGGCCAAGGCGCTGGTCGACATCGTGATCGACGATCCGAAGAACCCCCTCCAGCGGGTCACGGACGTCATCGGCTCGCCGCTGATCGCGCTGCTCGCGGCCGTCCTCGTGGGCATCTTCACGCTGGGGCGGGCGGCCGGGTTCACCAAGGAGCGGATCTCCACGACCGTCGAGAAGTCGCTCGCGCCGATCGCGGGCATCCTGCTGATCGTGGGCGCGGGCGGCGGCTTCAAGCAGACGCTGATCGACGTGGGCGTGGGCCAGATGATCCTGGACCTCTCCAAGAACTGGGCGATCCCCGCACTGCTGCTCGCCTGGCTGATCGCGGTCGCGATCCGGCTCGCGACCGGCTCCGCGACGGTGGCGACCATCTCGGCGGCCGGGCTCGTGGCGCCGCTGGCGGCCGACATGTCGACCGCGCACGCGGCCCTGCTCGTGCTGGCCGTCGGCGCCGGTTCGCTCTTCTTCAGCCATGTCAACGACGCCGGGTTCTGGCTGGTGAAGGAGTACTTCGGGATGGACGTCGGCCAGACGATCAAGACCTGGTCGGTGATGGAGACGATCATCTCCGTGGTCTCGCTGGGCTTCGTCCTGCTGCTGTCACTCCTCGTCTAG
- a CDS encoding pseudouridine synthase, with amino-acid sequence MRRRSRTPAAPLAQRDGIDPVRVRLPVDPEGAWATVGDHLVGRFEGAIGADRVAAMLREGRFVGAEGVLSGAEAYRAGLHVWFHRDFAPEVPVPFEVGIVHLDERIVIADKPHFLATTPRGRHVTETAMARLRRDLALPELQPAHRLDRLTAGLALFVVRPEDRGAYQNLFSGRRVRKEYEAVAAYDPGVTLPVTVRSRIVKERGVIAAREETGEPNAESRIELVERRGGLGRYRLLPATGRTHQLRVHMNGLGLPILNDPVYPVVLPEHEPEGGPAAFGAPLQLLAKVLEFTDPVDGRARRFESGLRLSEWPTSPTSDQ; translated from the coding sequence GTGAGACGCAGATCCCGAACCCCGGCCGCCCCGCTCGCGCAGCGCGACGGCATCGACCCGGTGCGTGTGCGGCTGCCCGTCGACCCTGAGGGAGCGTGGGCGACGGTCGGTGATCACCTGGTGGGCCGGTTCGAGGGGGCGATCGGCGCGGACCGGGTGGCCGCGATGCTGCGCGAGGGACGGTTCGTCGGCGCCGAGGGGGTACTCAGCGGGGCAGAGGCGTACCGGGCCGGCTTGCACGTGTGGTTCCACCGGGACTTCGCGCCGGAAGTGCCGGTGCCGTTCGAGGTGGGCATCGTCCACCTCGACGAGCGGATCGTGATCGCGGACAAGCCGCACTTCCTCGCCACCACGCCACGGGGCCGGCACGTCACCGAGACGGCCATGGCCCGGCTGCGGCGGGATCTGGCGCTGCCCGAGCTCCAGCCCGCCCACCGCCTGGACCGGCTGACGGCGGGCCTGGCCCTGTTCGTCGTGCGGCCCGAGGACCGGGGCGCGTACCAGAACCTGTTCAGCGGGCGCCGGGTGCGCAAGGAGTACGAGGCGGTGGCGGCGTACGACCCCGGTGTGACGCTGCCCGTGACCGTGCGCAGCCGGATCGTGAAGGAGCGCGGAGTGATCGCCGCCCGCGAGGAGACGGGCGAGCCGAACGCGGAGAGCCGCATCGAACTGGTCGAGCGGCGCGGCGGGTTGGGCCGCTACCGCCTGCTGCCCGCCACCGGACGCACCCATCAGCTGCGTGTTCACATGAACGGGCTCGGCCTGCCGATCCTGAACGACCCGGTGTATCCGGTGGTCCTTCCCGAGCACGAACCCGAGGGCGGCCCCGCGGCTTTCGGGGCGCCGCTGCAACTGCTGGCCAAGGTGCTCGAATTCACCGATCCGGTGGACGGGCGGGCTCGCAGATTTGAGAGTGGGCTGCGGCTGTCGGAGTGGCCGACCTCTCCGACGTCGGACCAATAA
- a CDS encoding gluconokinase, producing the protein MNSPLTIVVMGVAGTGKTTIGPLVAARLGVPYAEGDDFHPAANVAKMSAGIPLDDADRWPWLDAIGAWAHGRAGRGGVVSSSALKRSYRDRLRAAAPGLVFLHLTGDRTLIERRMAERRGHFMPAALLDSQFATLQPLGADEAGVAVDVSGTPEEIAERAAAALRPLST; encoded by the coding sequence ATGAACTCCCCCCTGACCATCGTCGTGATGGGTGTCGCCGGTACCGGCAAGACCACCATCGGGCCGCTGGTCGCAGCACGGCTCGGCGTCCCCTACGCCGAGGGCGACGACTTCCACCCCGCCGCGAACGTCGCCAAGATGTCCGCGGGCATCCCGCTGGACGACGCCGACCGGTGGCCCTGGCTGGACGCCATCGGCGCCTGGGCACACGGGCGGGCCGGGCGCGGCGGGGTCGTCAGCAGCTCCGCGCTCAAGCGGAGCTACCGCGACCGGCTGCGGGCGGCCGCCCCCGGGCTCGTCTTCCTGCACCTGACCGGCGACCGCACGCTCATCGAGCGGCGGATGGCCGAGCGCAGGGGCCACTTCATGCCTGCCGCGCTGCTCGACTCGCAGTTCGCCACCCTCCAGCCGCTGGGGGCCGACGAGGCCGGCGTCGCCGTCGATGTGTCCGGCACCCCCGAGGAAATCGCCGAGCGGGCCGCCGCCGCGCTGCGGCCGCTCTCCACCTAA
- a CDS encoding amidohydrolase: MRHTPADLVFTGGPVLTLDAARSRATTVAVTGERITAVGHDEVRELIGPKTEVVDLAGKLLIPGFQDAHVHPVSAGIELARCDLTGTRTAADTLAAVRAYADAHPDQEWITGGGWSMEAFDGGSPTRELLDRVVPDRPVYLPNRDHHGAWVNSRALALAGITRDTPDPADGRIERDASGEPTGLLQEGAMDLVGRHTPRSTPAERLAALLRAQAHLHSFGITAWQDAIVGSFGSMDDPADAYVAAARDGSLTARVVGALWWDRERGAEQIPELVEKRRELSHGRFRAGSVKIMQDGVAETGTAALLGPYLDACGCATANTGTSFVDPVQLRSYVTQLDALGFQAHFHALGDRAVREALDAVQAARETNGWTDTRPHLAHLQIVHPDDIGRFRALGATANIQPLWAAHEPQMDELTIPFLGKERAGWQYPFAALLRSGATVAAGSDWPVSSPDPMHGIHTAVNRITPEEEGPVFLPEQRITLTAAFAAYTAGTAHVNHLDDSGSIRAGALADLAVLDRDPYAGPPEEIGATRVLGTYVAGRRVHDATS; the protein is encoded by the coding sequence ATGCGCCACACCCCCGCCGACCTCGTGTTCACCGGCGGCCCGGTCCTCACCCTGGACGCCGCCCGCTCCCGCGCCACCACCGTGGCCGTCACCGGTGAGCGCATCACCGCCGTCGGCCACGACGAGGTGCGCGAGCTGATCGGCCCGAAGACCGAAGTCGTCGACCTCGCGGGCAAGTTGCTGATCCCGGGATTCCAGGACGCCCATGTGCATCCGGTGTCGGCGGGCATCGAGCTGGCGCGCTGCGACCTCACGGGCACGCGTACGGCGGCCGACACCCTGGCGGCCGTACGGGCCTACGCCGACGCCCACCCCGACCAGGAGTGGATCACCGGCGGCGGCTGGTCCATGGAGGCCTTCGACGGTGGCAGCCCCACCCGGGAGCTCCTCGACCGCGTGGTGCCCGACCGGCCCGTCTACCTTCCCAACCGGGACCACCACGGAGCCTGGGTCAACAGCCGCGCGCTCGCGCTCGCCGGGATCACCCGGGACACCCCCGACCCGGCCGATGGCCGGATCGAGCGCGACGCCTCGGGCGAGCCGACCGGGCTGCTCCAGGAGGGCGCCATGGACCTGGTCGGCCGGCACACCCCCCGCTCCACCCCCGCCGAACGCCTCGCGGCCCTGCTGCGCGCCCAGGCGCACCTCCACTCGTTCGGGATCACCGCCTGGCAGGACGCGATCGTCGGCAGCTTCGGCTCGATGGACGACCCCGCGGACGCCTACGTGGCCGCCGCCCGCGACGGCTCGCTCACCGCCCGGGTCGTCGGCGCCCTGTGGTGGGACCGAGAGCGCGGCGCCGAACAGATCCCCGAACTGGTGGAGAAGCGACGGGAGTTGAGCCACGGCCGCTTCCGCGCTGGCTCGGTGAAGATCATGCAGGACGGCGTGGCGGAGACCGGCACCGCGGCGCTGCTCGGCCCCTACCTCGACGCCTGCGGCTGCGCCACCGCCAACACCGGCACCAGCTTCGTCGACCCGGTCCAACTGCGCTCCTACGTGACCCAGTTGGACGCCCTCGGCTTCCAGGCCCACTTCCACGCGCTCGGCGACCGGGCCGTGCGCGAGGCGCTCGACGCGGTGCAGGCGGCCCGCGAGACCAACGGCTGGACCGACACCCGGCCGCACCTCGCCCACCTCCAGATCGTGCACCCCGACGACATCGGCCGGTTCCGGGCGCTCGGCGCCACCGCCAACATCCAGCCCCTGTGGGCCGCCCACGAACCCCAGATGGACGAGCTCACCATCCCCTTCCTCGGCAAGGAACGGGCAGGCTGGCAGTACCCGTTCGCGGCACTGCTCCGCTCCGGGGCCACCGTGGCGGCCGGATCCGACTGGCCGGTCAGCAGCCCCGACCCGATGCACGGCATCCACACCGCCGTGAACCGGATCACCCCTGAGGAGGAGGGGCCGGTCTTCCTGCCCGAGCAGCGGATCACGCTGACCGCCGCGTTCGCCGCGTACACCGCGGGCACGGCTCATGTGAACCACTTGGACGACAGCGGCTCGATCCGCGCGGGCGCGCTCGCCGACCTGGCGGTGCTCGACCGGGACCCGTACGCGGGCCCGCCCGAGGAGATCGGCGCCACCCGGGTGCTGGGGACATACGTCGCGGGCCGACGCGTGCACGACGCCACCTCATAG
- a CDS encoding APC family permease yields MDGIAIAASSTAATTSIGIGLGVTAGVVGLHLPIIMLLGFIPILGIASAYSRLNKVEPNMGSGYVWVGRSLSPWLGFLTGWIGIVSTVVFLSYTTAVTGSALIQLAGEAGLHGLGGLHLDPDSTAQSTILGIVVLIGVTCTAVAGARSAANLQKWLLVFEYAVLLTFCGYGLFKGPHPFSLDWLNPFTIPSGQALAQGLLLSVFCYWGFDATFSVNEEIRDPKDASKAGTITLFTMLALFLLGSFAFQRVLSADELVGHGAQGLTFFGDRLAAQPLAALPLIALTFSAIASLQSGVIPTVRGMFAMSRDRTLGPLWLKVSPKYGTPAVGTVVICCIAMGIAILSLLIPKIGDLILASVNAIGIVVSLYYALTALAAANRFRGALRESVGEAVRAVVIPVLSALFLLGLGGYLGWTFYTSADHFEVSPDNGWFMLFCPTVMLLSGFVAAAWAKWVRKSPYFVTGLSTVETDPAPLGAPETA; encoded by the coding sequence ATGGACGGCATCGCCATCGCCGCCTCCTCAACGGCGGCCACCACCTCCATCGGCATCGGACTCGGCGTCACCGCCGGCGTCGTCGGCCTGCATCTGCCGATCATCATGCTGCTCGGCTTCATCCCCATCCTGGGCATCGCGAGCGCCTATTCGCGGCTGAACAAGGTCGAGCCCAACATGGGCAGCGGCTATGTCTGGGTGGGCCGCTCGCTCAGTCCCTGGCTGGGGTTCCTGACCGGCTGGATCGGCATCGTCTCCACCGTCGTCTTCCTCTCCTACACCACCGCCGTCACCGGCTCCGCCCTGATCCAACTGGCGGGCGAGGCGGGCCTGCACGGACTCGGCGGCCTGCACCTGGACCCCGACTCCACGGCGCAGTCCACCATCCTCGGCATCGTCGTCCTGATCGGGGTCACCTGCACCGCCGTCGCCGGCGCGCGCTCGGCCGCCAACCTCCAGAAGTGGCTGCTCGTCTTCGAGTACGCGGTGCTGCTCACCTTCTGCGGGTACGGCCTGTTCAAGGGCCCGCACCCGTTCAGCCTCGACTGGCTGAACCCCTTCACCATCCCGTCGGGCCAGGCGCTCGCCCAGGGCCTGTTGCTGTCCGTCTTCTGCTACTGGGGCTTCGACGCGACCTTCAGCGTCAACGAGGAGATCCGCGACCCCAAGGACGCCTCCAAAGCCGGCACCATCACCCTGTTCACCATGCTCGCCCTCTTCCTGCTCGGCTCCTTCGCCTTCCAACGGGTGCTGTCCGCCGATGAGTTGGTGGGCCACGGCGCCCAGGGCCTCACCTTCTTCGGTGACCGGCTGGCCGCCCAGCCGCTCGCCGCCCTGCCGCTGATCGCACTCACCTTCTCGGCCATCGCCTCGCTCCAGTCGGGTGTGATCCCCACCGTCCGCGGCATGTTCGCGATGAGCCGGGACCGCACGCTCGGCCCGCTCTGGCTCAAGGTCAGCCCCAAGTACGGGACTCCGGCGGTCGGGACGGTGGTGATCTGCTGCATCGCCATGGGCATCGCCATCCTCTCCCTGCTCATCCCGAAGATCGGCGACCTGATCCTGGCCTCCGTGAACGCCATCGGGATCGTCGTCTCCCTCTACTACGCCCTGACCGCGCTGGCCGCCGCCAACCGCTTCCGGGGCGCCCTGCGGGAGAGCGTGGGCGAGGCCGTGCGCGCCGTCGTGATCCCCGTCCTCAGCGCGCTGTTCCTGCTCGGCCTCGGCGGCTACCTCGGCTGGACCTTCTACACCTCCGCCGACCACTTCGAAGTGAGCCCCGACAACGGGTGGTTCATGCTTTTCTGCCCCACCGTGATGCTGCTCAGCGGCTTCGTCGCCGCCGCCTGGGCGAAGTGGGTAAGGAAGTCGCCGTACTTCGTCACCGGGCTCTCGACCGTGGAAACCGACCCGGCGCCGCTCGGCGCCCCCGAAACCGCCTGA
- a CDS encoding FadR/GntR family transcriptional regulator, producing MTTRARGLHMHVLDSLGLAITAGEYPSGSVLRTDELAQRYDVSRTVVREVVRVLESMYLVESRRRVGVTVQPPEQWNVYDPQVIRWRLAGADRPRQLRSLTVLRSAVEPVAAGLAALKATPAQCADLTEQALGMVATSRGRQLEAYLVHDVAFHRIVLNASGNEMFARLGDVVAEVLTGRTHHQVMFPDPDPAAVTLHVRVAEAVRERDAAEAERLTREIAVGALQELDVLAP from the coding sequence ATGACGACTCGGGCCCGGGGCCTTCACATGCATGTGCTCGACAGCCTGGGTCTGGCCATCACCGCGGGGGAGTACCCATCGGGCAGCGTGCTGCGCACCGACGAGCTCGCCCAGCGCTACGACGTCTCGCGCACGGTCGTCCGCGAAGTGGTGCGGGTCCTCGAATCCATGTACCTGGTCGAGTCCAGACGCCGGGTCGGCGTGACCGTACAGCCGCCCGAGCAGTGGAACGTGTACGACCCGCAGGTGATCCGGTGGCGGCTCGCGGGCGCCGACCGGCCGCGCCAGCTGCGCTCCCTGACCGTGCTGCGCTCCGCCGTTGAGCCGGTCGCGGCAGGCCTCGCCGCACTGAAGGCCACGCCCGCCCAGTGCGCGGACCTCACCGAGCAGGCCCTCGGCATGGTCGCCACCTCGCGCGGCCGCCAGCTGGAGGCGTACCTCGTGCACGACGTGGCCTTCCACCGGATCGTGCTCAACGCGTCCGGCAACGAGATGTTCGCCCGGCTCGGCGACGTGGTGGCCGAGGTCCTCACCGGCCGCACCCACCACCAGGTGATGTTCCCCGACCCCGACCCGGCCGCCGTCACTTTGCATGTGCGGGTGGCCGAGGCGGTGCGCGAGCGCGATGCCGCCGAGGCCGAGCGACTGACCCGGGAGATCGCGGTGGGGGCCCTCCAGGAGCTGGACGTCCTCGCACCATAG
- a CDS encoding amino acid permease, translating into MSDRTMPAAETQSAPAGAATGTPHIDAGDAGYSKDLKSRHINMIAIGGAIGTGLFLGAGGRLAGAGPSLAIAYAVCGVFAFFVVRALGELVLYRPSSGAFVSYAREFMGEKGAYTAGWLYFLNWSTTAVADITAAATYAHFWAMFSNVPQWVCALVALAVVLTANLISVKYFGEMEFWFAIIKVVALVAFMLVGIYLVVTQHDVDGTMPGFANITSHGGIFPMGMLPMLLVIQGVVFAYASVELCGVAAGETENPQKILPKAINSIMWRVGIFYVGSVVLLALLLPYTEYSEGQSPFVTVLDKLGVPGAAGVMNLVVLTAALSSLNSGLYSTGRILRSMSLAGSAPKFVGVMNKGRVPYGGVLFTAAFGVLGVALNKFVPNDAFEIVLNFASIGILGTWAMIMICSLLFWRRSQQGGVERPSYKLPWAPYTQIVTLVFLASVAFLMWYGGGVGRTTIYCLPIIAALLVGGWYLVRKRVFAIASGE; encoded by the coding sequence ATGAGTGACCGCACCATGCCTGCGGCCGAGACCCAGAGCGCCCCTGCGGGGGCTGCGACGGGCACCCCCCACATCGACGCCGGTGACGCCGGTTACAGCAAGGACCTCAAGTCCCGCCACATCAACATGATCGCCATCGGCGGCGCGATAGGCACCGGCCTCTTCCTCGGTGCCGGCGGCCGCCTGGCGGGCGCGGGCCCCTCGCTCGCGATCGCGTACGCGGTCTGCGGCGTCTTCGCGTTCTTCGTCGTACGGGCCCTCGGTGAGCTCGTGCTCTACCGCCCCTCCTCGGGCGCCTTCGTCTCCTACGCCCGTGAGTTCATGGGCGAGAAGGGCGCCTACACGGCCGGCTGGCTGTACTTCCTGAACTGGTCGACCACCGCCGTCGCCGACATCACCGCGGCCGCGACCTACGCCCACTTCTGGGCCATGTTCAGCAACGTCCCGCAGTGGGTCTGCGCGCTCGTCGCGCTCGCGGTCGTCCTCACCGCCAACCTCATCTCGGTGAAGTACTTCGGCGAGATGGAGTTCTGGTTCGCGATCATCAAGGTGGTCGCGCTGGTCGCCTTCATGCTGGTCGGCATCTACCTGGTGGTCACCCAGCACGACGTGGACGGCACCATGCCGGGCTTCGCCAACATCACCAGCCACGGCGGCATCTTCCCGATGGGCATGCTGCCCATGCTGCTCGTCATCCAGGGCGTCGTCTTCGCGTACGCCTCGGTCGAGCTGTGCGGCGTCGCCGCCGGTGAGACCGAGAACCCGCAGAAGATCCTGCCCAAGGCGATCAACTCGATCATGTGGCGGGTCGGCATCTTCTACGTCGGCTCGGTGGTGCTGCTCGCGCTGCTGCTCCCGTACACCGAGTACTCCGAGGGCCAGAGCCCGTTCGTCACCGTCCTGGACAAGCTCGGCGTGCCGGGAGCGGCCGGCGTGATGAACCTGGTGGTCCTGACCGCCGCCCTCTCCAGCCTCAACTCGGGCCTGTACTCCACCGGCCGCATCCTGCGATCCATGTCGCTCGCGGGCTCCGCGCCCAAGTTCGTCGGCGTCATGAACAAGGGCCGCGTCCCCTACGGCGGCGTGCTGTTCACCGCGGCGTTCGGCGTCCTCGGCGTCGCCCTGAACAAGTTCGTGCCCAACGACGCGTTCGAGATCGTGCTGAACTTCGCCTCCATCGGCATCCTCGGCACCTGGGCGATGATCATGATCTGCTCGCTGCTCTTCTGGCGGCGCTCCCAGCAGGGCGGCGTCGAGCGCCCGTCCTACAAGCTGCCGTGGGCCCCGTACACGCAGATCGTCACGCTGGTCTTCCTCGCGAGCGTGGCCTTCCTGATGTGGTACGGCGGCGGTGTCGGCCGCACCACGATCTACTGCCTGCCGATCATCGCGGCGCTGCTCGTCGGCGGCTGGTACCTCGTGCGCAAGCGGGTCTTCGCGATCGCCTCGGGCGAGTAA